The following coding sequences are from one Cenarchaeum symbiosum A window:
- a CDS encoding CoA-binding protein (COG1832) produces the protein MDVFRPSEDVPPVMEDTIKMGPKVVWLQEGIHNTAAEEAARKSGIEVVFNRCMMAEHRRLF, from the coding sequence GTGGACGTCTTTAGGCCGTCGGAGGATGTGCCCCCGGTAATGGAAGATACGATAAAGATGGGGCCAAAAGTGGTGTGGCTCCAGGAGGGCATACATAATACTGCGGCCGAGGAGGCGGCCAGAAAGTCGGGCATCGAGGTGGTCTTCAACCGGTGCATGATGGCCGAGCACCGGCGCCTCTTCTGA
- a CDS encoding GTPase (COG0012), whose amino-acid sequence MAVRIGIIGKTNTGKTTFFNSATLSSSEVSTYPFTTKQPASSEASAITLCVHREFGVEDNPRNSRCVDGWRHTPIELMDLPGLVKGAWRGKGLGNRFLSIAAQSDALLHVVDASGGIDPEGRITEAGAGDPVSDFADIEEELVMWYHRILEGNREKLEKLTQSGASLDEAISGVYTGVGVSREHAAEALRSVGLEGPEELDVGNSKALASRLYKISKPSLIVANKMDRPGAAANFERLRERYSDMMVVPASADSELSLRRAEQKGLIRYEPGAEQFEIIDSAGLSGKQSEALKFITSKIMGEYMRTGVQFAINTTVFKLLKMNAIYPVADGGRLSDKKGNVLPDLVLMKDGATVLDLAKEVHTDLARGLLYAKDLRNNLRLPPGYQLRDRDVVSLVSAEGRHSIRR is encoded by the coding sequence ATGGCCGTTAGAATAGGCATCATAGGCAAGACCAACACGGGCAAGACTACCTTCTTCAACTCGGCGACGCTCTCATCATCAGAGGTATCGACGTATCCATTTACCACAAAACAGCCAGCATCCTCGGAAGCTAGCGCCATCACTCTCTGCGTGCACCGCGAGTTTGGGGTGGAGGATAACCCGCGCAATTCGAGGTGTGTCGACGGGTGGCGCCACACGCCTATAGAGCTCATGGACCTTCCCGGCCTGGTAAAGGGCGCGTGGAGGGGCAAGGGCCTCGGCAACCGCTTCCTCTCGATAGCTGCACAGTCCGACGCCCTTCTTCACGTGGTGGATGCGTCGGGGGGCATAGACCCCGAGGGCAGGATCACAGAAGCTGGCGCGGGCGACCCGGTATCTGACTTTGCCGACATAGAAGAAGAGCTGGTCATGTGGTACCACAGGATTCTAGAGGGAAACAGGGAAAAGCTCGAAAAACTCACACAGTCGGGCGCCTCCCTCGACGAGGCCATATCCGGCGTGTACACGGGGGTGGGCGTCTCGCGCGAACATGCAGCAGAGGCCCTCAGGTCTGTGGGGCTTGAGGGGCCCGAAGAGCTGGATGTAGGGAACAGCAAGGCGCTAGCATCCCGCCTGTACAAAATCTCAAAGCCGTCCCTGATAGTGGCCAACAAGATGGACAGGCCGGGGGCTGCCGCCAACTTTGAGAGGCTCCGAGAAAGGTACTCGGACATGATGGTGGTGCCCGCGAGCGCCGACAGCGAGCTGAGCCTGCGGCGCGCAGAGCAAAAGGGCCTCATCAGGTACGAGCCTGGCGCCGAGCAGTTTGAGATTATAGACTCTGCCGGGCTCAGCGGGAAGCAGAGCGAGGCGCTCAAATTCATAACGAGCAAGATAATGGGGGAGTACATGAGGACAGGTGTCCAGTTTGCGATAAATACGACAGTCTTCAAGCTGCTCAAGATGAACGCGATATATCCCGTCGCCGACGGGGGCAGGTTGTCCGACAAAAAGGGCAACGTGCTGCCGGACCTTGTCCTCATGAAGGACGGGGCCACCGTGCTCGACCTGGCAAAAGAGGTGCATACGGACCTTGCAAGGGGCCTGCTGTATGCAAAGGACCTGCGGAACAACCTGCGCCTTCCCCCCGGATACCAGCTCAGGGACCGGGATGTGGTCTCGCTGGTCAGCGCAGAGGGCCGTCACTCTATCCGGCGGTAG